The following coding sequences lie in one Sorghum bicolor cultivar BTx623 chromosome 6, Sorghum_bicolor_NCBIv3, whole genome shotgun sequence genomic window:
- the LOC8071095 gene encoding myb-related protein Zm1, whose translation MGKGRAPCCAKVGLNKGSWTPEEDMRLIAYIQKYGHANWRALPKQAGLLRCGKSCRLRWINYLRPDLKRGNFTADEEETIIKLHAMLGNKWSKIASCLPGRTDNEIKNVWNTHLKKRVSPAGGGEERGAKKKKKKKEAAAGGGAEEPLPSPSPSPSSSTTTTTTTNCSSGDDSGEQQSNTSKEEPDDDELDLENLEMMRMLDDPITFGFDMLVDPVPPPAPYGPAVSSPTSPCASSGVDDHLLVLPEIDIDHELWSIIDGDACTVADAEAPAPCCQLSNASQPPNGGANTSSHGAEEGKEWWLEDLERELGLWGPVEEYQYQYPMGPHGLVADQPDPLPAMVDDPVSCYFEAGPASAMLQEPAYSAAVTSSNHVGL comes from the exons ATGGGGAAGGGGCGGGCACCGTGCTGCGCCAAGGTGGGGCTGAACAAGGGCTCCTGGACGCCGGAGGAGGACATGCGCCTCATCGCCTACATTCAGAAGTACGGCCACGCCAACTGGCGCGCCCTGCCCAAGCAAGCAG GTTTGCTGCGGTGCGGGAAGAGCTGCCGGCTGCGGTGGATCAACTACCTCCGCCCGGACCTGAAGCGCGGCAACTTCACCGCCGACGAGGAGGAGACCATCATCAAGCTCCACGCCATGCTCGGCAACAA GTGGTCCAAGATCGCGTCGTGCCTGCCGGGCAGGACGGACAACGAGATCAAGAACGTCTGGAACACGCACTTGAAGAAGCGGGTGTCGCCGGCCGGCGGCGGGGAGGAGCGCggcgccaagaagaagaagaagaagaaggaagcaGCCGCTGGCGGTGGCGCCGAGGAGCCGctcccgtcgccgtcgccgtcgccgtcctcGTCCACCACGACGACAACGACGACCAACTGCTCCAGCGGCGACGACTCCGGCGAGCAGCAGAGCAACACGAGCAAGGAGGAGCCGGACGACGACGAGCTGGACCTGGAGAACCTCGAGATGATGCGCATGCTCGACGACCCCATCACCTTCGGCTTCGACATGCTGGTGGACCccgtgccgccgccggcgccgtacGGCCCGGCCGTGTCCTCTCCCACGTCGCCCTGCGCCTCGTCCGGCGTGGACGACCACCTGCTCGTGCTGCCGGAGATCGACATCGATCATGAGCTGTGGAGCATCATCGACGGCGACGCTTGCACCGTGGCCGACGCCGAGGCACCGGCGCCGTGCTGCCAGCTGAGCAATGCGTCGCAGCCGCCGAACGGCGGCGCCAACACGAGCAGCCACGGAGCGGAGGAGGGAAAGGAGTGGTGGTTGGAGGACCTGGAGAGGGAGTTGGGCCTGTGGGGCCCTGTGGAGGAGTACCAGTACCAGTACCCAATGGGCCCACATGGTCTGGTCGCTGACCAGCCGGACCCACTTCCTGCCATGGTGGATGACCCAGTGTCCTGCTACTTCGAAGCGGGCCCCGCCTCCGCCATGCTCCAGGAACCCGCATACTCTGCTGCAGTTACAAGCAGTAACCATGTGGGGTTGTGA